A portion of the Magnolia sinica isolate HGM2019 chromosome 17, MsV1, whole genome shotgun sequence genome contains these proteins:
- the LOC131231114 gene encoding mitochondrial intermediate peptidase, mitochondrial-like isoform X2, with protein sequence MFFKGFILLHFNSVHNFVIACTMCSSLLPSILSACLCDQCIDLELISHSFGFSFSENIITDPGFVDIFPASRMPKHMQHLLKPIYHTMTGASKEPLGSRDTVKEKGFRVTTDPGTLSSILKWASDAEVRKQSYISGNSVPHANLGVLDKLIAARHELAKIMGYKSYAQFAVHPNIASSREVVMPFLLDLSKIVTHKADEVNLCPFLGVVLIFFPIFSVVVECEVFLVLSGCLFSLCRSLRQLGTSRGKYAMKIVQTWSHGMKLISRE encoded by the exons ATGTTCTTCAAGGGATTCATATTATTACATTTCAATTCTGTGCATAACTTTGTCATTGCTTGCACCATGTGCTCCTCTCTTTTACCTTCTATTTTGTCAGCGTGCCTCTGTGACCAGTGTATTGATCTTGAGCTTATTTCTCATTCATTTGGTTTCAGTTTCAGTGAAAACATTATCACCGATCCTGGTTTTGTGGATATATTTCCAGCCTCACGAATGCCGAAACATATGCAACATCTTCTTAAGCCCATTTATCACACCATGACTGGTGCATCAAAGGAACCACTAGGATCAAGAGATACGGTAAAAGAAAAGGGATTCCGTGTGACAACAGATCCGGGTACTCTATCCTCTATACTGAAATGGGCATCAGATGCTGAG GTCAGGAAACAATCATACATATCAGGAAATTCAGTTCCGCATGCGAACCTTGGTGTCCTTGATAAGCTTATTGCAGCTCGTCATGAGCTTGCAAAG ATAATGGGGTATAAATCTTACGCTCAATTTGCAGTTCATCCGAATATTGCATCATCACGAGAGGTTGTGATGCCCTTTTTGCTTGATTTAAGTAAGATTGTTACGCATAAGGCTGATGAGGTAAATTTGTGTCCTTTCTTGGGTGTAGTTTTGATCTTTTTCCCAATTTTTTCAGTTGTAGTAGAGTGTGAAGTTTTTCTAGTACTTTCTGGATGTCTTTTTTCCCTTTGTAGGAGTTTAAGGCAATTAGGGACTTCAAGAGGAAAATATGCAATGAAGATTGTGCAAACTTGGAGCCATGGGATGAAGCTTATTTCACGGGAATGA
- the LOC131231114 gene encoding mitochondrial intermediate peptidase, mitochondrial-like isoform X1, translating into MFFKGFILLHFNSVHNFVIACTMCSSLLPSILSACLCDQCIDLELISHSFGFSFSENIITDPGFVDIFPASRMPKHMQHLLKPIYHTMTGASKEPLGSRDTVKEKGFRVTTDPGTLSSILKWASDAEFLEYFGISLQVRKQSYISGNSVPHANLGVLDKLIAARHELAKIMGYKSYAQFAVHPNIASSREVVMPFLLDLSKIVTHKADEVNLCPFLGVVLIFFPIFSVVVECEVFLVLSGCLFSLCRSLRQLGTSRGKYAMKIVQTWSHGMKLISRE; encoded by the exons ATGTTCTTCAAGGGATTCATATTATTACATTTCAATTCTGTGCATAACTTTGTCATTGCTTGCACCATGTGCTCCTCTCTTTTACCTTCTATTTTGTCAGCGTGCCTCTGTGACCAGTGTATTGATCTTGAGCTTATTTCTCATTCATTTGGTTTCAGTTTCAGTGAAAACATTATCACCGATCCTGGTTTTGTGGATATATTTCCAGCCTCACGAATGCCGAAACATATGCAACATCTTCTTAAGCCCATTTATCACACCATGACTGGTGCATCAAAGGAACCACTAGGATCAAGAGATACGGTAAAAGAAAAGGGATTCCGTGTGACAACAGATCCGGGTACTCTATCCTCTATACTGAAATGGGCATCAGATGCTGAG TTCTTGGAATATTTTGGGATTTCTTTACAGGTCAGGAAACAATCATACATATCAGGAAATTCAGTTCCGCATGCGAACCTTGGTGTCCTTGATAAGCTTATTGCAGCTCGTCATGAGCTTGCAAAG ATAATGGGGTATAAATCTTACGCTCAATTTGCAGTTCATCCGAATATTGCATCATCACGAGAGGTTGTGATGCCCTTTTTGCTTGATTTAAGTAAGATTGTTACGCATAAGGCTGATGAGGTAAATTTGTGTCCTTTCTTGGGTGTAGTTTTGATCTTTTTCCCAATTTTTTCAGTTGTAGTAGAGTGTGAAGTTTTTCTAGTACTTTCTGGATGTCTTTTTTCCCTTTGTAGGAGTTTAAGGCAATTAGGGACTTCAAGAGGAAAATATGCAATGAAGATTGTGCAAACTTGGAGCCATGGGATGAAGCTTATTTCACGGGAATGA
- the LOC131231114 gene encoding mitochondrial intermediate peptidase, mitochondrial-like isoform X3 — MFFKGFILLHFNSVHNFVIACTMCSSLLPSILSACLCDQCIDLELISHSFGFSFSENIITDPGFVDIFPASRMPKHMQHLLKPIYHTMTGASKEPLGSRDTVKEKGFRVTTDPGTLSSILKWASDAEFLEYFGISLQVRKQSYISGNSVPHANLGVLDKLIAARHELAKIMGYKSYAQFAVHPNIASSREVVMPFLLDLSKIVTHKADEEFKAIRDFKRKICNEDCANLEPWDEAYFTGMMKSSTFNLDSSVS, encoded by the exons ATGTTCTTCAAGGGATTCATATTATTACATTTCAATTCTGTGCATAACTTTGTCATTGCTTGCACCATGTGCTCCTCTCTTTTACCTTCTATTTTGTCAGCGTGCCTCTGTGACCAGTGTATTGATCTTGAGCTTATTTCTCATTCATTTGGTTTCAGTTTCAGTGAAAACATTATCACCGATCCTGGTTTTGTGGATATATTTCCAGCCTCACGAATGCCGAAACATATGCAACATCTTCTTAAGCCCATTTATCACACCATGACTGGTGCATCAAAGGAACCACTAGGATCAAGAGATACGGTAAAAGAAAAGGGATTCCGTGTGACAACAGATCCGGGTACTCTATCCTCTATACTGAAATGGGCATCAGATGCTGAG TTCTTGGAATATTTTGGGATTTCTTTACAGGTCAGGAAACAATCATACATATCAGGAAATTCAGTTCCGCATGCGAACCTTGGTGTCCTTGATAAGCTTATTGCAGCTCGTCATGAGCTTGCAAAG ATAATGGGGTATAAATCTTACGCTCAATTTGCAGTTCATCCGAATATTGCATCATCACGAGAGGTTGTGATGCCCTTTTTGCTTGATTTAAGTAAGATTGTTACGCATAAGGCTGATGAG GAGTTTAAGGCAATTAGGGACTTCAAGAGGAAAATATGCAATGAAGATTGTGCAAACTTGGAGCCATGGGATGAAGCTTATTTCACGGGAATGATGAAGTCTTCTACCTTCAACTTAGACTCCTCCGTAAGTTGA